From Petrotoga sibirica DSM 13575:
CTTTTATATAAGTGGATTCCATCTTATATATAAATCGCTAGAAAAAACTGAAAAAATCAAAATACTAATAGGAATTGGAACTAGTAAAGAAACTTACGATTTAATAAATGCACCAGGAAATCAAATTCTTTCACATTCAGAGACAAAACAAGAAGTAGAAAAGATGGTAGAAAGTGAGATGGGTGATTCTGAAGATAACCAAAATGTTGAAGAAGGGGTTCAAAAATTTGTTGAATGGATAAAAGATGGGAAATTAGAAATAAAGGCTTACCCCTCACAGAATATTCACGCAAAATTATACATTATGACTTTTAAAGAGGGAGACAGAGATGTAGGAAGGGTTATCACCGGCTCAAGCAATTTTACACAATCTGGACTGCTGAATAACCTTGAATTCAACGTCGAGTTAAAGAATCGCTCGGATTACGAGTTTGCAAAACGGCAATTTGAAGAGTTATGGAAAGATGCTATAGATGTCAGTGAGAAATATATTCAAACAATAAGCGAAAGAACCTGGCTCAATCAAACAATTACCCCATACGAGCTGTATCTCAAATTCCTGTATGAGTATTTTAAAGAAGAGTTAAGTAAAAGCGATGAAATCTTCTCTCAATATTATCCTGAAAATTTCAAAACTTTTGAATACCAAAAGCAAGCAGTTATAAATGCAAAAAGGATATTAGAAGAATACGGTGGAGTTTTTATTTCTGACGTAGTAGGTCTCGGTAAAACCTACATCAGTGCGATGTTAGCAGGACAGCTTGATGGTAGAACCCTTGTTATAGCTCCACCAGCTCTACTTAATAAAAACAATCCCGGTTCCTGGCAAAATGTTTTCGCAGATTTTCATCTCCCAGCCAATTTTGTATCAATTGGCAAAATTGACGAAGCAAAAAAATTAATAGAACAAAGAGAATATAAAAATATAATCATTGACGAAGCACATCGTTTCAGAAATGAGGCGAATATCAATTATGAAAAAATAGCCGAAATTGCACGTGGAAAAAGAGTTATCTTAGTATCTGCCACTCCCTACAATAATTCACCTAAGGATCTTCTCTCGCTTATTAAACTCTTCCAGAATACCAAAAAAAGCAATATCCCAGGTGTTACTAATCTAGAAGAGTTCTTTGGAAGACTTGAGAGTAAGTTAAAAAAAGTTGACCGTCAAAAAGATTACAACAAATTCTTAGAAATTACAAAGAGTAATGCAAAAGAAATCCGTGATAAGGTATTAAAATATCTAATGGTTAGAAGGACAAGAAGGGAAATCGAGAAATACTTTGCAGAAGATTTAAAGAAAAATAAAATAAAGTTCCCGGAAGTAGAAGATCCCAAACCGTTTTATTATCAATTAAACGACCATGAAGACAGCATTTTCATGGAAAGTATAAGACTAATAACCCAACAATTCAAATATGCCCGTTATACACCCTTGCTATATTTAAAAAAAGGTATAAATTCCCAACAAGAACAATCCCAAAAAAATATGGTCGGTTTTATGAAAGTTCTATTAGTAAAACGCCTTGAAAGTAGCTTCTATTCATTTAAAAAAAGCATAGAGCGATTCATCAACTACTACGAAATGTTTAATAAAGAATATAGAGAAGGAAGAGTATACATAAGTAAAAAGTATATAAACAAAATCTTCGAACTATCCGAAGCTGAAGATGACGAAATGATTCAGAAACTTATAGAACAAGGAAAAGCCGAAAAGTACGAAAGTAAAGATTTTAACCCAGAATTTGAAAGAGATCTTACCAAAGACC
This genomic window contains:
- a CDS encoding helicase-related protein: MNKENDPYALFNSHEVVKAMSDLTFITNAPNQTLKDRFEQLIKDCQSFDCLVAYFYISGFHLIYKSLEKTEKIKILIGIGTSKETYDLINAPGNQILSHSETKQEVEKMVESEMGDSEDNQNVEEGVQKFVEWIKDGKLEIKAYPSQNIHAKLYIMTFKEGDRDVGRVITGSSNFTQSGLLNNLEFNVELKNRSDYEFAKRQFEELWKDAIDVSEKYIQTISERTWLNQTITPYELYLKFLYEYFKEELSKSDEIFSQYYPENFKTFEYQKQAVINAKRILEEYGGVFISDVVGLGKTYISAMLAGQLDGRTLVIAPPALLNKNNPGSWQNVFADFHLPANFVSIGKIDEAKKLIEQREYKNIIIDEAHRFRNEANINYEKIAEIARGKRVILVSATPYNNSPKDLLSLIKLFQNTKKSNIPGVTNLEEFFGRLESKLKKVDRQKDYNKFLEITKSNAKEIRDKVLKYLMVRRTRREIEKYFAEDLKKNKIKFPEVEDPKPFYYQLNDHEDSIFMESIRLITQQFKYARYTPLLYLKKGINSQQEQSQKNMVGFMKVLLVKRLESSFYSFKKSIERFINYYEMFNKEYREGRVYISKKYINKIFELSEAEDDEMIQKLIEQGKAEKYESKDFNPEFERDLTKDLEILKKIRSMWQSIRRDPKLETLLQNLKNHNILKDKKIIIFTESKETAEYLSENINNSLGKIALVFHGNSPETIKEIVIENFDARAKNQKDDYKILISTEVLSEGVNLHRSNIVINYDIPWNPTRLMQRVGRINRIDTRFNRIYTFNFFPTIQADSQIELTNIARSKIEAFLTLLGGDTSILTEGEPVSSHELFNKLLSKDTITPEEEEESELKYLRLIEDIQKNNPELFEKVKHLPKKARSAKVLSESLKDIAFPHSLITFFRKGKLMKFYLSNKSKPAKETDFLTAAKIFESTPDEKRTNIPTQHYYELLDKNKSSFYDATIEEIIVDTRQRGSKNETELLKILKATQKNAKQLTEDQEEYLNQIITKIEEGGIPKQTVKKTLTALNKISKEIQNPLKVIGVLQCEISPTFFKSHYVQTAAVTEGKREVILSLFLGEGNDE